Proteins from a single region of Verrucosispora sp. NA02020:
- a CDS encoding Crp/Fnr family transcriptional regulator, with protein MIPEQRSARSSAWPAGSFLAGLAENDRAVMLAAGSPRSWRPRDLIIREGDTGTAAILLLRGHVRVLGSKADGNPTLLAVRVAGDLIGELAVLDGGPRSASVVAAAPASGRVTPAADFRRLLDEHPRLAEAVRRVVTAKLRMANRHRVDVGGDPVRVRIARLLVHMGEVYGRPVSDGILVDVPLSHSDLAELVAAAEPSVQRALAGLKRDGAVTVGYRRVVITDAGRLRIVATTIAP; from the coding sequence GTGATCCCCGAACAACGATCCGCCCGCAGCAGCGCGTGGCCGGCCGGCAGCTTCCTCGCCGGGCTGGCCGAGAACGACCGCGCGGTGATGCTGGCGGCCGGCAGTCCCCGGTCGTGGCGGCCCCGCGACCTGATCATCCGCGAGGGCGACACCGGCACCGCGGCCATCCTGCTGCTGCGCGGGCATGTCCGGGTGCTCGGCTCGAAGGCGGACGGCAACCCCACCCTGCTCGCCGTCCGGGTCGCCGGTGACCTCATCGGTGAACTGGCCGTCCTCGACGGTGGTCCACGGTCCGCGTCGGTCGTGGCGGCGGCGCCCGCCTCGGGACGGGTCACCCCCGCCGCGGACTTCCGCCGGCTGCTCGACGAGCATCCCCGCCTCGCCGAGGCGGTACGCCGGGTCGTCACCGCCAAGCTGCGGATGGCCAACCGGCACCGGGTGGACGTCGGGGGCGACCCGGTGCGGGTCCGCATCGCCCGACTGCTCGTGCACATGGGCGAGGTCTACGGCCGCCCGGTCAGCGACGGCATCCTCGTCGACGTGCCGTTGAGCCACTCGGACCTGGCCGAGCTGGTGGCCGCGGCGGAGCCGAGCGTGCAGCGGGCGCTCGCCGGGCTCAAGCGCGACGGCGCGGTGACCGTCGGTTACCGGCGGGTGGTGATCACGGACGCGGGGCGGCTGCGGATCGTGGCGACGACCATCGCGCCCTAA